One genomic window of Pseudokineococcus lusitanus includes the following:
- a CDS encoding DUF3117 domain-containing protein, producing the protein MAAMKPRTGDGPLEVTKEGRGIVMRMPLEGGGRLVVEMTPDEAKGLGEAIGGVVA; encoded by the coding sequence ATGGCGGCCATGAAGCCGAGGACAGGTGACGGCCCGCTCGAGGTCACGAAGGAGGGCCGCGGCATCGTCATGCGCATGCCCCTCGAGGGCGGCGGACGGCTCGTCGTCGAGATGACCCCCGACGAGGCCAAGGGCCTGGGCGAGGCCATCGGCGGCGTCGTCGCCTGA